Proteins from a genomic interval of Pseudomonadota bacterium:
- a CDS encoding ABC transporter permease translates to MLRARALTASLGAYSHLILDVVRDLLRHGINLREVVRQIVWIGVSSIPIVILTAVFTGMVLALQTAYGLQRFGAKNYVGNLVGLALAKELGPVLTAVMVCGRVGAGIAAEIASMVVTEQVDAMRALGGDPIRRLVTPRMVAGLISMPLLSGLAVITGVLGGMTVAVFELDISAHQYYRSYLYAVQIHDVLEGLIKSTVFGLIVVSIACYKGMQCRGGTEGVGLTTTSAVVTGSLTVLVSNFFITKLLIILN, encoded by the coding sequence ATGCTAAGAGCTAGGGCGCTTACAGCCTCGCTAGGAGCTTACTCGCATCTGATCTTAGATGTCGTGCGCGACCTGCTGCGTCACGGAATAAATCTACGCGAAGTAGTGCGGCAGATAGTCTGGATCGGTGTTAGCTCTATCCCGATAGTTATCCTAACAGCCGTTTTTACCGGTATGGTGCTCGCGCTACAGACTGCCTACGGGCTGCAACGCTTTGGTGCAAAAAACTACGTGGGTAATTTAGTTGGCCTAGCGCTCGCCAAGGAGCTTGGTCCCGTACTCACCGCAGTGATGGTCTGTGGTCGCGTCGGGGCAGGTATCGCCGCCGAAATCGCCTCGATGGTTGTTACAGAGCAGGTGGATGCTATGCGCGCACTCGGAGGGGATCCGATTCGACGACTCGTCACACCCCGCATGGTAGCTGGGCTAATCTCGATGCCGCTCCTCTCTGGCCTGGCCGTTATCACAGGGGTACTTGGTGGCATGACCGTCGCTGTATTTGAGCTTGATATTAGCGCACACCAGTACTACCGCTCGTACCTCTATGCGGTACAGATTCATGACGTCCTAGAGGGCCTGATTAAGAGCACTGTCTTTGGGCTAATCGTTGTTTCGATCGCATGTTATAAAGGTATGCAGTGCCGCGGAGGGACGGAGGGGGTTGGTCTAACGACAACCTCGGCCGTTGTTACTGGCTCACTCACGGTTTTAGTCTCGAATTTTTTCATTACAAAACTACTTATAATACTTAACTAG
- a CDS encoding quinone-dependent dihydroorotate dehydrogenase yields the protein MYRAIIQPALFAMDPENAHDLMRFGARLANSRIVQPVLHSLYGVQDARLAVQFAGLSCANPIGLAAGLDKNAELVGLCAGLGFGHLELGTVTALAQAGNPKPRIFRLSKDSALINRMGFPSHGADQLAQSLKLIRARFPVLPTIGINIGKSKLVELDRAIDDYRYSFEQLAPYADYVAVNVSSPNTQDLRQLQEKERLQALLRALSDVNLYKRPIFVKVAPDLSWAALDEVIECCLESSVAGIIATNTTLGRAGIVTSIDQAGGLSGAPLRARSLEVVRFIGARLGGKLSLIGVGGVATSEDVLAMLAAGASMVQLYTALIYQGPGVVRALNKGLIAFMDRHACRSLAEAIDLWNSRNHSPCFQVEG from the coding sequence ATGTATAGAGCTATTATTCAGCCCGCACTCTTTGCAATGGACCCCGAGAATGCGCACGATCTGATGCGCTTTGGCGCGCGCCTTGCAAATAGTCGTATCGTTCAACCTGTGCTGCATTCCCTATACGGTGTGCAGGATGCGCGCCTTGCTGTGCAGTTTGCAGGACTATCATGTGCTAATCCGATAGGTCTTGCTGCGGGGCTAGATAAGAATGCAGAGTTAGTAGGGCTGTGTGCTGGGTTAGGTTTTGGGCATCTTGAGCTTGGTACCGTTACGGCGCTAGCGCAGGCTGGAAATCCCAAGCCCAGGATCTTTCGCCTCTCGAAGGATAGTGCCCTTATTAATCGCATGGGATTTCCCTCGCACGGAGCAGATCAGCTTGCGCAGAGTTTGAAGCTAATTCGCGCAAGGTTTCCGGTGCTACCTACGATCGGTATAAATATCGGAAAATCCAAGCTCGTTGAGCTTGATCGCGCCATCGATGATTATCGCTACTCGTTTGAGCAACTTGCACCATACGCTGATTACGTTGCCGTAAACGTATCTTCTCCCAATACTCAGGACCTACGACAGCTTCAGGAGAAAGAACGTCTACAGGCGCTCCTGAGGGCGCTCAGTGATGTAAATTTATATAAGCGTCCGATCTTTGTGAAGGTTGCACCCGATCTTAGCTGGGCGGCTCTTGATGAGGTAATTGAGTGCTGCCTTGAAAGCTCGGTTGCCGGAATTATCGCCACCAATACAACCCTTGGACGTGCGGGAATTGTAACTAGTATCGATCAGGCCGGTGGATTAAGTGGAGCTCCCTTGCGTGCGCGGTCGCTCGAAGTTGTGCGCTTTATCGGCGCGCGTCTTGGCGGTAAGTTGTCTCTGATCGGTGTAGGTGGCGTCGCTACGAGCGAGGACGTGCTCGCCATGCTTGCTGCTGGGGCCTCCATGGTGCAGCTTTATACTGCGCTAATCTACCAGGGCCCAGGGGTTGTGCGTGCTTTAAATAAGGGGCTAATAGCCTTTATGGATAGGCACGCTTGTCGATCTTTGGCAGAGGCGATAGATCTCTGGAATAGCCGTAACCATTCACCATGTTTTCAAGTCGAGGGCTAA
- a CDS encoding S41 family peptidase, with product MVSKLSAREKCISIICILFGVLLVFGGRSLPEVSARENSKTNLFEELKTFTDVLSVVKRDYVSDVENKKLVEGAIKGLLATLDPHSGYLDPDFYQDLQVQTKGEFGGLGIEITIKEGLLVVVAPMEGSPAEKVGVRPGDIIVKIDGKYTKEFSLVDAVKRLRGPKGSPIQISLSRKGVPELIETTIVRDNIAVRSVKSRYLGEGFGYVRVSQFMEHTADDLKTALAALRKESGSSDIRGVILDMRNNPGGLLAQAVRVSDMFLKEGVIVYTDGRVDAQKQKFFAHGKGTEPDYPIVVLVNGGSASASEIVAGALKDHGRAIILGTQTFGKGSVQTITPLENGGALTLTTALYYTKSGNSIQARGVKPDIEVEVEAVSDDSVPGVPSPLSELREEDLPGAISNPSSAGQPAKEGDAIKKINKTRTIRPNLTTIDPEKEDIQVWGHRDNQFQRALDLLKTFSVFKVSQPPST from the coding sequence ATGGTGTCGAAGCTATCGGCGCGCGAGAAATGTATCAGCATTATCTGCATACTCTTCGGAGTTTTGCTTGTTTTTGGCGGGCGCAGTTTGCCTGAGGTAAGCGCGCGCGAGAATAGCAAAACGAACCTCTTTGAAGAGCTCAAAACATTTACAGATGTGCTCTCAGTCGTAAAGCGCGACTACGTTTCTGATGTTGAAAACAAGAAGTTAGTTGAGGGTGCGATTAAAGGATTGCTCGCTACCCTCGATCCGCACAGCGGTTATCTCGATCCAGATTTCTATCAAGACCTGCAGGTCCAGACTAAGGGCGAGTTCGGTGGGCTTGGTATAGAGATTACTATTAAAGAGGGGTTGCTTGTTGTCGTTGCTCCGATGGAGGGATCGCCTGCCGAGAAGGTAGGTGTTCGTCCCGGCGATATTATAGTTAAGATCGATGGCAAGTATACGAAGGAGTTCTCACTTGTTGATGCTGTTAAGCGCTTGCGCGGGCCAAAGGGTAGTCCGATTCAGATATCACTAAGCCGCAAGGGCGTTCCAGAGCTGATTGAAACAACGATAGTCCGTGACAATATCGCTGTCAGGAGCGTTAAGAGCCGCTACCTAGGTGAGGGTTTCGGATACGTTCGTGTCAGCCAGTTTATGGAGCACACGGCGGATGATCTGAAGACAGCGCTCGCAGCGCTACGTAAAGAGAGTGGCTCCTCCGATATTCGTGGAGTGATCCTAGATATGCGCAACAATCCAGGGGGGCTGCTTGCGCAGGCTGTGCGTGTTAGCGACATGTTCCTCAAAGAGGGCGTGATCGTGTACACCGATGGCAGGGTTGACGCGCAGAAGCAGAAGTTCTTTGCGCATGGCAAGGGCACCGAGCCGGATTATCCGATCGTTGTGCTGGTAAACGGTGGCTCAGCCTCTGCTTCAGAGATCGTAGCTGGCGCGCTTAAGGATCACGGGCGCGCTATTATTCTCGGCACACAGACATTCGGAAAGGGATCAGTGCAGACCATCACGCCGCTTGAGAACGGGGGCGCTCTGACCCTTACTACCGCGCTTTACTATACAAAGAGTGGCAATTCGATTCAGGCGCGTGGCGTTAAGCCTGATATCGAGGTTGAGGTCGAAGCTGTTAGTGATGACTCGGTGCCTGGAGTCCCTTCGCCCCTTTCTGAGCTGCGCGAGGAAGACCTTCCTGGTGCTATTAGCAATCCATCTTCGGCTGGTCAGCCGGCGAAGGAGGGGGATGCAATTAAAAAGATCAACAAAACCCGAACGATCCGCCCAAATCTGACCACTATTGACCCAGAAAAAGAGGATATTCAGGTCTGGGGGCATAGGGACAATCAGTTCCAGCGGGCCTTAGATCTCTTGAAAACATTCAGTGTTTTCAAGGTTTCTCAACCGCCAAGCACTTGA
- a CDS encoding MlaD family protein encodes MRIRNELTAGLFVVITLALIAALILIMGKERQIFAKQSEFYASFSDVKGLSSGAPVRLGGITIGRVAEVGFSKKLGDLRVHVTLLINNSYLERVHSDSVVSIETQGLLGDRYVAITPGSQTASLAPLSELQTVEGADIQRIMARAQAAVENTTQITERINKSLVGLSPDTFTDIAAATKSMAEIFTAIKTEQGFIHRMIYSETDGKKLVDSLSSASKDISSIVSEIRSGKGLIHALVFEENGSKAVDQLFTATTSISAASDNLSELLGAAKTGRGLLHDLIYTDIEPGVVAKRIEATLIAFHQTASNLKIASDALANGTGTLGALLVDPRLYDNLLEVTDGAKRSFILRQAVRSSLKQ; translated from the coding sequence ATGAGGATTAGAAATGAGCTGACCGCTGGGCTTTTCGTTGTAATCACCCTGGCCCTTATTGCGGCCCTTATCTTAATCATGGGAAAAGAGCGCCAGATCTTTGCCAAACAGAGTGAGTTCTATGCCTCGTTTTCAGATGTAAAGGGACTCTCCTCAGGAGCACCTGTACGGCTCGGTGGCATTACGATCGGGCGGGTTGCGGAGGTTGGATTCTCAAAAAAACTGGGCGATCTAAGGGTGCACGTCACCCTGCTTATTAACAACTCATACCTTGAGCGCGTACACTCAGATTCCGTTGTTTCAATCGAAACACAGGGGCTACTCGGCGATAGATACGTGGCTATTACACCTGGCTCACAGACCGCATCTCTCGCCCCACTCTCAGAGCTTCAGACCGTCGAGGGTGCCGATATTCAGAGGATCATGGCACGCGCACAGGCTGCTGTTGAGAATACCACACAGATTACAGAGCGTATCAATAAATCCCTAGTAGGACTATCGCCAGATACATTTACAGATATCGCAGCCGCAACTAAAAGTATGGCCGAAATCTTTACTGCCATTAAAACGGAGCAAGGTTTTATTCATCGAATGATCTACTCCGAGACGGATGGAAAGAAGCTGGTTGATAGCCTCAGCTCTGCCTCAAAGGATATAAGCTCAATCGTTAGCGAGATCCGCTCCGGCAAGGGATTAATTCATGCCCTTGTTTTTGAGGAGAATGGCAGTAAGGCGGTAGACCAGCTCTTTACAGCCACCACAAGCATCTCTGCGGCAAGCGACAACCTCTCTGAGCTACTTGGCGCCGCAAAAACAGGGCGAGGTCTTCTACACGATCTAATCTATACAGATATTGAGCCGGGCGTTGTTGCAAAAAGAATTGAGGCGACCCTGATCGCCTTCCATCAGACCGCTTCTAATCTAAAGATAGCCTCCGACGCCCTGGCAAACGGCACGGGAACCCTTGGAGCGCTGCTAGTTGATCCGCGCCTCTATGATAACTTGCTAGAGGTAACGGATGGAGCAAAGAGGAGCTTTATTCTACGGCAGGCGGTACGGAGCTCGCTTAAGCAGTAG
- a CDS encoding ATP-binding cassette domain-containing protein, whose product MNSQGSTIKFTDVHTRFGANHVHRGLTFALRPGEITTILGPSGAGKTIILKLIIGLLAPSAGSIQVLGRNILDLTEHELRSLRVDLGMLFQGAALFDSLSVFENVAYGLRERGERNEDKLAAIVHERLEMVGLSGIEEKFPSQLSGGQKKRVGLARALATSPKIMLYDEPTTGLDPTSVRLIDDLIIKCSREQGITSLVVTHDIQSAKRISDRWMLLSHGIIAADGPVDTVVKQSPLVADFVSGSWREDI is encoded by the coding sequence ATGAACTCACAGGGCTCTACAATAAAATTCACAGATGTGCACACCCGCTTTGGAGCGAATCATGTGCATCGTGGTCTTACCTTTGCTCTGCGCCCAGGAGAGATTACAACCATCCTTGGACCGAGCGGCGCCGGAAAAACTATAATCCTCAAACTCATTATCGGGTTGCTTGCTCCCTCAGCGGGCTCAATACAGGTTCTAGGTCGTAATATTCTCGATCTTACTGAGCACGAATTGCGCTCGTTACGGGTCGATTTAGGGATGCTATTTCAAGGCGCTGCGCTCTTTGACTCCCTCTCGGTCTTTGAAAACGTAGCATACGGCTTACGTGAACGGGGCGAGCGCAACGAAGACAAGCTGGCAGCGATCGTGCATGAGCGTCTTGAGATGGTCGGACTTTCAGGAATAGAGGAGAAGTTTCCCTCTCAGCTCTCAGGTGGTCAGAAAAAAAGGGTCGGTCTTGCGCGCGCGCTCGCCACCTCGCCAAAGATTATGCTCTATGATGAGCCCACTACCGGCCTAGATCCAACCTCTGTTCGTCTGATCGATGACCTGATCATTAAGTGTTCACGCGAACAGGGAATTACCTCGCTCGTCGTTACTCATGATATACAGAGCGCTAAACGTATATCAGATCGATGGATGCTACTCAGTCATGGTATTATCGCAGCAGATGGGCCGGTTGACACCGTTGTGAAACAAAGCCCACTTGTAGCGGATTTTGTATCTGGTTCATGGAGAGAGGACATATGA
- a CDS encoding peptidoglycan DD-metalloendopeptidase family protein translates to MSGLLALQVALFLTFCAEAQQELDTASANLEKIRVAVDASELEIERIQGEFASLLARRKEITDTIKRLKLDDQLLETKLQQVEQEHKVLIVRVQEAEERVAETQEKNNKRLRFMYIQRVLSSAPLELRIAKQGQLERVSAYARSVRHSDQERFMGLQRVAKELLLARKALDLSIFEARRLRDEIQVRRRDAELKQKELKLIAKEIVSRREQAQRSLKLLKREANELERVVISMTSESPDEASTDSDSQQDEEGPKELIQPEGSIIINPRGLFGASGGLAAPVKGQVMQRFGKVQLASFKDVLFSKGVEFSTKEGGDVHAVLGGKIAYAGNLPGYDTVVIIDHGVRSYSLYGRLGSSLVNKGDIVTKDHVVGVTAAPDKRGRNFYFEVRKNGAPVDPEAVLPQLSR, encoded by the coding sequence ATGAGCGGCTTGTTAGCGCTGCAGGTCGCTCTGTTTCTTACGTTTTGCGCTGAAGCTCAACAGGAGCTAGATACTGCCTCAGCTAACCTAGAAAAGATTAGAGTTGCTGTTGACGCCTCTGAGCTAGAGATCGAGAGGATTCAGGGTGAATTTGCTAGCCTGCTAGCTAGGCGCAAAGAGATTACCGATACGATTAAGCGCTTAAAACTAGATGATCAGCTACTTGAAACGAAGCTTCAGCAGGTCGAGCAGGAGCATAAGGTGTTGATTGTGCGGGTGCAGGAGGCGGAGGAGCGGGTAGCCGAGACCCAAGAAAAAAACAACAAGCGGCTACGATTTATGTATATTCAGAGGGTGCTATCTAGCGCCCCCTTAGAGCTCCGCATAGCTAAGCAGGGACAGCTCGAGCGGGTCTCGGCCTACGCCCGTTCCGTTAGGCACAGCGATCAGGAGAGGTTTATGGGGCTGCAAAGGGTTGCAAAGGAGCTTCTCTTAGCCCGCAAGGCGCTAGATCTCTCTATTTTTGAAGCGCGGAGATTACGTGACGAGATTCAAGTGAGGCGTCGGGATGCTGAGCTAAAGCAAAAGGAGCTCAAGCTTATTGCAAAAGAGATAGTCAGCCGCAGAGAGCAGGCGCAAAGATCGCTTAAGTTGCTTAAGAGGGAGGCAAACGAGCTTGAGAGGGTTGTTATATCGATGACCAGTGAGTCGCCAGATGAGGCGTCAACTGACTCCGATTCACAGCAGGATGAGGAGGGGCCTAAGGAGCTGATTCAGCCAGAGGGCTCTATTATTATCAATCCTCGCGGGCTATTTGGGGCCTCTGGTGGGCTAGCAGCCCCGGTCAAGGGGCAGGTTATGCAACGTTTCGGCAAGGTGCAGCTTGCGAGTTTCAAAGATGTTCTTTTCAGTAAGGGGGTTGAGTTCTCAACCAAGGAGGGCGGCGATGTTCACGCAGTGCTGGGGGGCAAGATAGCCTATGCTGGGAACCTGCCCGGATACGACACAGTTGTTATTATTGATCACGGTGTCCGTAGCTACTCGCTCTACGGCCGACTGGGAAGTAGCCTGGTAAATAAGGGCGATATCGTCACTAAGGACCACGTTGTGGGGGTCACCGCGGCGCCGGATAAGCGCGGCAGGAACTTCTACTTTGAGGTGCGTAAGAACGGGGCTCCGGTTGATCCGGAGGCTGTTCTCCCTCAGCTCTCGCGTTGA
- a CDS encoding permease-like cell division protein FtsX, translating to MIPAHEQPERSSIGLAKIWGDGEVGHRVSLLSFVRHILRRAYHNLKRSPVTVALTVITISVALFLLSFFALILHNCALAVSKGGGELVVMVFLKDTALEADIKKLSAQMTELMPGGKVAYTDKAKALASFRTMLGDDAGMLEGLENENPLPASLDIRAASPEQAERLYLEISERFKGNPTVEGVRYSRGGVQQLKKILALIKGGGIVGIVFLLVITGFIIANTIKLALYGHRMEIEIMQLVGSRRGSIYAPYMIEGLVQGVLGAVIAATGCFLVFVLLRNALLRTEMLQALFPEFQFLQLAYLGWILFAGAVVGMTGSFLAVRRFLAES from the coding sequence ATGATTCCTGCGCACGAACAACCTGAGAGGAGCTCAATTGGCCTTGCAAAGATCTGGGGCGATGGTGAGGTTGGACACCGCGTCTCGCTTCTATCGTTTGTGCGACATATCTTGCGCCGCGCCTATCACAACCTTAAGCGTTCTCCGGTTACGGTTGCTCTGACCGTTATTACCATCTCTGTGGCGCTCTTTCTCTTAAGTTTCTTTGCGCTGATCCTGCATAATTGCGCGCTGGCTGTTTCGAAGGGGGGCGGAGAGCTGGTCGTGATGGTATTCCTGAAGGACACAGCGTTAGAGGCAGATATTAAGAAGCTCTCTGCTCAGATGACGGAATTAATGCCCGGTGGAAAGGTGGCCTATACCGACAAGGCCAAAGCTTTGGCATCTTTCCGCACTATGCTGGGGGATGATGCAGGCATGCTTGAGGGGCTTGAGAACGAGAACCCGTTACCTGCGTCGCTTGATATACGGGCAGCAAGTCCAGAGCAGGCTGAACGTCTCTATCTTGAGATCTCTGAGCGTTTTAAGGGTAATCCTACGGTTGAGGGGGTGCGTTATAGCCGTGGAGGGGTGCAGCAACTCAAGAAGATCCTTGCCCTGATTAAGGGGGGCGGCATAGTTGGCATCGTGTTCCTGCTGGTAATAACCGGTTTTATCATAGCAAACACCATAAAGCTTGCTTTGTATGGGCACCGCATGGAGATAGAGATTATGCAGCTTGTAGGATCTCGGCGTGGTTCGATCTATGCGCCGTATATGATTGAGGGGCTTGTGCAGGGGGTGCTCGGAGCCGTGATCGCAGCAACGGGGTGCTTCCTTGTTTTTGTATTGTTGCGTAATGCGCTTCTTCGAACTGAGATGCTGCAAGCGCTCTTTCCTGAGTTTCAGTTTCTTCAGCTGGCGTACCTCGGATGGATACTTTTTGCCGGAGCCGTTGTTGGTATGACGGGGAGCTTTTTGGCCGTGCGGAGATTTCTTGCGGAGTCATAG
- the rimI gene encoding ribosomal protein S18-alanine N-acetyltransferase, with product MPSSETGDYQDPFLVAPVSHIWLARLVEIDSTWNPRAWSERLFERELSHPLARIRGLFINSSLVGYLIAHVVLDEAHIVSLGIDPQWRGRGGGSALLEDFLRYARLDGVRVLTLDVRVSNIAARRLYEGRGFAVAGLRRNYYSDNGEDALTMRRELLRGVETDPAGESLSDNKAQTVYV from the coding sequence ATGCCTTCTAGTGAAACCGGCGACTATCAGGATCCATTCCTGGTGGCGCCGGTTTCTCACATTTGGCTTGCGCGACTAGTTGAGATCGATTCCACCTGGAATCCACGTGCATGGTCAGAGCGGCTCTTTGAGAGGGAGCTTTCACACCCCCTGGCCCGTATCCGCGGACTTTTTATCAATTCAAGCTTGGTGGGCTATCTGATTGCGCACGTCGTCCTAGACGAGGCGCATATCGTCTCGCTCGGCATCGACCCTCAGTGGCGTGGTCGTGGTGGAGGCAGCGCTCTCCTGGAGGATTTTTTACGCTATGCCCGCTTGGACGGCGTAAGGGTCTTGACCCTTGATGTGCGGGTGTCGAATATCGCAGCGCGTAGGCTCTATGAGGGACGTGGTTTTGCGGTTGCAGGACTTCGACGAAACTACTACTCAGATAACGGAGAGGATGCGCTTACGATGCGCCGTGAGTTACTGCGGGGTGTTGAGACAGACCCTGCAGGGGAGTCGTTATCTGATAATAAAGCGCAAACGGTTTATGTATAG
- a CDS encoding ATP-binding cassette domain-containing protein encodes MIHLHGVSKIYPPNQAALRGLDLKVGEGEFIFVAGASGAGKSTLLKLLFGAEHGSAGEVLVGGRNLASIGTDGVAKLRQGIGVIFQDYKLLPRRSVLDNVAYGLEVLGVGQRERNRLALLLLHAMGLQDRADAYPITLSGGEQQRVAIARALIRKPRMILADEPTGNLDQDMSRRVFDLLLEANAAGVTVVVATHNLSVIEQLNKRTVVLDRGKIIGDFSHAGRMRQ; translated from the coding sequence ATGATACATTTACACGGTGTTTCAAAGATATACCCACCTAACCAGGCGGCGTTACGTGGGCTTGACCTTAAGGTGGGCGAGGGGGAGTTTATCTTCGTTGCGGGAGCGAGTGGGGCTGGAAAGAGTACGTTGCTTAAGCTGCTCTTTGGAGCTGAGCACGGTAGTGCGGGGGAGGTTTTAGTAGGGGGCAGAAATCTCGCTTCGATCGGAACCGATGGCGTTGCCAAGCTGCGACAGGGGATCGGAGTTATCTTCCAGGATTATAAGCTTTTACCGAGACGTAGCGTGCTCGATAACGTGGCGTACGGGCTTGAGGTGCTTGGAGTTGGTCAGCGCGAACGTAATCGCCTAGCACTTTTATTGCTGCACGCCATGGGGCTGCAAGATCGCGCCGATGCTTACCCTATAACCCTTTCAGGAGGGGAGCAGCAGCGCGTTGCCATAGCGCGCGCACTGATTAGAAAACCACGTATGATCCTTGCGGATGAGCCTACCGGTAATCTCGATCAAGATATGAGTCGACGTGTTTTTGATCTCTTACTCGAGGCTAACGCCGCCGGAGTTACAGTTGTAGTTGCAACCCATAACCTCTCTGTTATTGAGCAGCTCAATAAGCGCACCGTAGTGCTCGATCGTGGTAAGATTATAGGTGATTTTTCGCATGCCGGGAGGATGCGGCAATGA
- the rplT gene encoding 50S ribosomal protein L20, whose product MRVKRGTVSKNRHKRRLKLASGFRGRRNGCFRLAKLAVEKALQFAYRDRRGKKGDFRSLWIVRINAAARLNGLTYSSLIRGLSKANIEMDRKVLAEIAFSDPASFAVVAEKARAALN is encoded by the coding sequence ATGAGAGTTAAACGTGGAACTGTAAGCAAGAATCGCCATAAAAGACGGCTCAAGTTAGCCTCTGGATTTCGTGGCCGACGCAACGGTTGTTTTAGGCTTGCAAAGCTCGCTGTCGAGAAGGCACTGCAGTTTGCATACCGAGATCGACGCGGCAAGAAGGGTGATTTCCGCTCTCTCTGGATCGTTCGTATCAATGCAGCAGCTCGTCTTAACGGACTAACCTACAGCAGCCTGATTCGCGGTCTTTCAAAAGCTAACATAGAGATGGATCGCAAGGTGCTTGCGGAGATAGCTTTTAGCGACCCAGCATCGTTTGCTGTTGTAGCAGAGAAGGCGCGGGCGGCTCTTAATTAG
- the rpmI gene encoding 50S ribosomal protein L35, with the protein MPKMKTNKTASKKMFPNKNGKVKRAHACHSHNTGKKSAKRKRNLAKMTLVDKTNIPALRRMLPYG; encoded by the coding sequence ATGCCAAAGATGAAGACGAACAAAACCGCTAGTAAGAAGATGTTTCCCAACAAGAATGGGAAGGTAAAGCGTGCACACGCCTGCCATAGTCACAATACGGGTAAGAAGAGCGCTAAGCGCAAGAGAAACCTCGCTAAGATGACGTTGGTAGACAAGACCAATATTCCGGCGTTGCGACGCATGTTGCCATACGGATAG